A single genomic interval of Deltaproteobacteria bacterium harbors:
- the lepB gene encoding signal peptidase I — MDAARREGHYGKLRAGLDRLDELLDKHLAFGRKSALREYAESIGVAVLVALLLRAFVVEAFKIPSGSMIPTLKVGDHIFVNKFTYGIRIPWTNLRFFTRKPHRGDVIVFIFPQDESKDFIKRIVAVGGDTIAVRNNHVYVNEKPIQRVGVKAPCSYPDSEEGSDHYEVRQCAAFDEEQDAQRYRVIQDTGGFPSEMKPTKVPEDHVFVMGDNRDNSHDSRVWGFVPGSHIKGKALIIWWSSGQPNGVRWRRFFDLVHATPLRDSPTAP; from the coding sequence GTGGACGCTGCCCGGCGAGAGGGTCACTACGGCAAGCTCCGGGCGGGGCTCGACCGCCTCGACGAGCTCCTCGACAAGCACCTCGCCTTCGGCCGCAAGTCCGCGCTGCGGGAGTATGCGGAGAGCATCGGCGTCGCGGTGCTCGTCGCGCTGCTCTTGCGCGCGTTCGTCGTGGAGGCCTTCAAGATCCCGAGCGGCTCGATGATCCCGACCCTGAAGGTCGGCGATCACATCTTCGTCAACAAGTTCACCTACGGCATCCGCATCCCCTGGACGAACCTTCGCTTCTTCACGCGCAAACCCCATCGCGGGGACGTGATCGTCTTCATCTTCCCGCAAGACGAGAGCAAGGACTTCATCAAGCGCATCGTGGCGGTCGGAGGGGACACGATCGCCGTCCGGAACAACCACGTGTACGTGAACGAGAAGCCGATCCAGCGCGTCGGGGTCAAGGCCCCCTGCAGCTACCCGGACTCCGAAGAAGGCTCCGACCACTACGAGGTGCGCCAGTGCGCCGCGTTCGACGAGGAGCAGGACGCCCAGCGCTACCGGGTGATCCAGGACACTGGCGGCTTCCCGTCGGAGATGAAGCCGACCAAGGTCCCCGAGGACCACGTGTTCGTGATGGGCGACAACCGCGACAACAGCCACGACAGCCGCGTATGGGGGTTCGTCCCGGGGAGCCACATCAAGGGGAAGGCGCTCATCATCTGGTGGTCGAGCGGCCAGCCCAACGGCGTGCGCTGGCGGCGCTTCTTCGACCTCGTACACGCCACGCCGTTGCGCGACTCTCCCACCGCCCCCTGA